The Dunckerocampus dactyliophorus isolate RoL2022-P2 chromosome 13, RoL_Ddac_1.1, whole genome shotgun sequence genome window below encodes:
- the pacs2 gene encoding phosphofurin acidic cluster sorting protein 2 isoform X3 gives MAERSGRLSFPGSGNVNRPVPMNLFATWEIDGSSPNCIPRLCSLTVRKLVVTRELDKELISVVIAVKIQYPHFLKREGNKLEVLLQRRKRYKHRTILGYKTLAAGSVDMAEVMQHPTEGGQVLPLYSDHKDLLGKVAEIWIFSLSSQPIDHEDAAPQGRMAKCPDNYSEEEYESFSSDQEASDDAVQAQDLEDNEYDVRKSKKQRRSIVRTPSITRQQNFKQKVVALLKRFRVSDEVLGSEQDPGEVPPEVEEEDLDLDSVDFDNASNSGPEVDDDEDSVLSTPKPKLKPYFEGLSLSSSQTEIGSIHSGHRGPASPAEPDKSRRGVGEDESDGVSYEHPEAVTPTAELEMDNMDTFLDTLPTGGKMAKAESLILSSTSQEPKMAGRRGRSTSLKERQPSRPQNERANSLDNERALDTRSHLQIPRKTVYDQLNHILVSDKQLPDSIILINTSDWQGQYLSDALQNQCLPVVCTCSAADVQAAFNTIVSRIQRFCNCNSQTPDPIKIAVAGAQRYLSTVLRLFVDHLTHKTPDWLGYMRFLIIPLGALPVSKYLASVDHKYYTLFHDAAWKDLFHKTQAPLVAQESPDVVSRVKQYLLGANGAHQLPIAEAMLTYKHKSLHEDSCQKFIPFIGVVKVGIVESLSATSGDSDDAAPVGSLLLATPPQVSPALKEAPPTLPSSPSINTGLCAYSSAGGQTELMGLQVDYWAAPSERKKDVEKRDSSSKNTLKCNFRSLQVSRLPAGGAESSGQPTMSMTVVTKEKNKKVMFLPKKSKDKEVESKSQVIDGISRLICTAKHQQTMLTVLIDGAEWNDVKFFQLAAQWSSHVKHFPMAIFGHTTGSF, from the exons ATGGCGGAGAGAAGTGGCCGGCTGAGCTTCCCCGGCAGCGGGAATGTCAACAGACCGGTACCGATGAACTTGTTCGCAACCTGGGAGATAGACGGATCCTCCCCAAACTGCATCCCGAG GTTGTGCAGTTTGACTGTGAGGAAGTTGGTGGTGACGAGAGAACTGGACAAGGAACTCATCTCCGTGGTCATCGCCGTCAAAATACAA TACCCACACTTCCTCAAGCGAGAAGGCAACAAGCTGGAGGTCCTCCTGCAGAGACGCAAGCGCTACAAGCACCGAACCATCCTGGGCTACAAGACGCTGGCGGCGGGCTCTGTCGACATGGCCGAG GTGATGCAGCACCCCACCGAAGGAGGACAGGTTCTTCCTCTCTACAGCGACCACAAGGACCTTCTGGGCAAGGTGGCAGAGATCTGGATCTTCTCGCTGTCCAGTCAGCCCATCGACCACGAGGACGCCGCCCCGCAAGGACGGATGGCCAAATGTCCCG ACAACTACTCAGAGGAAGAGTACGAGAGCTTCTCCTCGGACCAGGAGGCCAGCGATGATGCTGTGCAAGCGCAG gATCTGGAGGACAACGAGTACGACGTACGCAAGTCGAAGAAGCAGAGGAGGTCCATCGTCAGGACGCCATCCATCACCAGA CAGCAGAACTTCAAGCAGAAAGTGGTCGCCCTCCTCAAGAGGTTCCGAGTGTCTGATGAG GTTCTGGGCTCTGAGCAGGATCCAGGTGAGGTTCCTCCTGAGGTGGAGGAAGAGGATCTGGATCTGGACAGTGTGGACTTTGACAACGCCAGCAACAGTGGACCGGAAGTGGACGACGACGAGGACAGCGTACTCAGCACACCCAAACCCAAACTCAA GCCGTACTTCGAGGGTTTGTCTCTGTCCAGCTCGCAAACAGAAATCGGGAGCATCCACAGCGGCCATCGTGGACCAGCCAGTCCG GCGGAGCCCGATAAAAGCAGGCGTGGGGTCGGTGAGGACGAGTCTGACGGCGTTTCCTAC GAGCATCCCGAGGCTGTGACGCCCACCGCCGAGCTAGAGATGGACAACATGGACACCTTTCTGGACACGCTGCCCACCGGTGGCAAGATGGCCAAGGCAGAGTCGCTCATCCTTTCCTCCACCAG TCAGGAGCCTAAGATGGCAGGAAGGCGAGGTCGCAGCACGTCCTTGAAGGAGCGTCAGCCCAGCAGGCCTCAGAACGAGCGCGCCAACAGTTTGGACAACGAGCGCGCTCTGGACACTCGCAGCCACCTGCAA ATCCCAAGAAAGACGGTGTATGACCAGCTGAACCACATCCTGGTATCTGACAAGCAGCTTCCTGACAGCATCATCCTCATCAACACGTCCGACTGGCAGGGCCAG TACCTTTCAGACGCGCTCCAGAACCAGTGCCTGCCCGTGGTCTGCACCTGCAGCGCGGCCGACGTCCAAGCTGCTTTCAACACCATCGTGTCCCGCATCCAGCGCTT CTGTAACTGCAACTCCCAGACACCCGACCCCATCAAGATTGCGGTGGCGGGAGCGCAGCGGTACCTGAGCACTGTGCTCCGTCTCTTTGTGGACCACCTGACCCACAAGACCCCCGACTGGCTGGGATACATGAGGTTCCTCATCATCCCGCTCG GTGCACTTCCTGTGTCCAAGTACCTGGCCTCCGTGGACCACAAATACTACACTTTGTTCCACGACGCCGCGTGGAAGGACCTCTTTCACAAGACCCAAGCTCCTCTTGTCG cccAGGAGAGTCCAGACGTGGTGTCCAGGGTGAAGCAGTACCTGTTGGGGGCCAACGGAGCCCACCAGCTTCCCATCGCTGAGGCAATGCTGACCTACAAACACAAGAG CCTCCATGAGGACTCATGCCAGAAGTTCATCCCGTTCATTGGG GTGGTGAAAGTGGGAATTGTGGAGTCGTTGTCAGCAACATCAG GAGACTCGGACGACGCGGCGCCAGTGGGATCCTTGCTGCTCGCCACACCACCTCAGGTGTCACCCGCCCTCAAAGAGGCTCCGCCCACCCTGCCCTCCTCGCCGTCCATCAACACCGGCTTATGTGCATACAG CTCTGCAGGAGGTCAGACGGAGCTGATGGGTCTCCAGGTGGACTACTGGGCAGCGCCCAGTGAGAGGAAGAAGGACGTGGAGAAGCGTGACTCCTCCAGCAAAAACACGCTCAAGTGCAATTTCCGCTCGCTGCAGGTCAGCCGGCTGCCTGCGGGGGGCGCCGAGTCCAGCGGCCAGCCCACCATGTCCATGACAGTGGTGACCAAGGAGAAGAACAAAAAGG TCATGTTCCTgccaaaaaagagcaaagacaagGAGGTGGAGTCCAAGAGTCAGGTGATCGATGGCATCAGTCGCCTCATCTGCACTGCCAAGCACCAGCAGACCATGTTGAcag
- the pacs2 gene encoding phosphofurin acidic cluster sorting protein 2 isoform X2 produces the protein MAERSGRLSFPGSGNVNRPVPMNLFATWEIDGSSPNCIPRLCSLTVRKLVVTRELDKELISVVIAVKIQGSKRVLRSHEIVLPPSGFVETDLALSFSLQYPHFLKREGNKLEVLLQRRKRYKHRTILGYKTLAAGSVDMAEVMQHPTEGGQVLPLYSDHKDLLGKVAEIWIFSLSSQPIDHEDAAPQGRMAKCPDNYSEEEYESFSSDQEASDDAVQAQDLEDNEYDVRKSKKQRRSIVRTPSITRQNFKQKVVALLKRFRVSDEVLGSEQDPGEVPPEVEEEDLDLDSVDFDNASNSGPEVDDDEDSVLSTPKPKLKPYFEGLSLSSSQTEIGSIHSGHRGPASPAEPDKSRRGVGEDESDGVSYEHPEAVTPTAELEMDNMDTFLDTLPTGGKMAKAESLILSSTSQEPKMAGRRGRSTSLKERQPSRPQNERANSLDNERALDTRSHLQIPRKTVYDQLNHILVSDKQLPDSIILINTSDWQGQYLSDALQNQCLPVVCTCSAADVQAAFNTIVSRIQRFCNCNSQTPDPIKIAVAGAQRYLSTVLRLFVDHLTHKTPDWLGYMRFLIIPLGALPVSKYLASVDHKYYTLFHDAAWKDLFHKTQAPLVAQESPDVVSRVKQYLLGANGAHQLPIAEAMLTYKHKSLHEDSCQKFIPFIGVVKVGIVESLSATSGDSDDAAPVGSLLLATPPQVSPALKEAPPTLPSSPSINTGLCAYSSAGGQTELMGLQVDYWAAPSERKKDVEKRDSSSKNTLKCNFRSLQVSRLPAGGAESSGQPTMSMTVVTKEKNKKVMFLPKKSKDKEVESKSQVIDGISRLICTAKHQQTMLTVLIDGAEWNDVKFFQLAAQWSSHVKHFPMAIFGHTTGSF, from the exons ATGGCGGAGAGAAGTGGCCGGCTGAGCTTCCCCGGCAGCGGGAATGTCAACAGACCGGTACCGATGAACTTGTTCGCAACCTGGGAGATAGACGGATCCTCCCCAAACTGCATCCCGAG GTTGTGCAGTTTGACTGTGAGGAAGTTGGTGGTGACGAGAGAACTGGACAAGGAACTCATCTCCGTGGTCATCGCCGTCAAAATACAA GGCTCAAAGCGCGTTCTGAGATCCCACGAGATCGTGTTGCCACCCAGTGGGTTCGTGGAGACAGATCTGGCCCTCAGCTTTTCGCTGCAG TACCCACACTTCCTCAAGCGAGAAGGCAACAAGCTGGAGGTCCTCCTGCAGAGACGCAAGCGCTACAAGCACCGAACCATCCTGGGCTACAAGACGCTGGCGGCGGGCTCTGTCGACATGGCCGAG GTGATGCAGCACCCCACCGAAGGAGGACAGGTTCTTCCTCTCTACAGCGACCACAAGGACCTTCTGGGCAAGGTGGCAGAGATCTGGATCTTCTCGCTGTCCAGTCAGCCCATCGACCACGAGGACGCCGCCCCGCAAGGACGGATGGCCAAATGTCCCG ACAACTACTCAGAGGAAGAGTACGAGAGCTTCTCCTCGGACCAGGAGGCCAGCGATGATGCTGTGCAAGCGCAG gATCTGGAGGACAACGAGTACGACGTACGCAAGTCGAAGAAGCAGAGGAGGTCCATCGTCAGGACGCCATCCATCACCAGA CAGAACTTCAAGCAGAAAGTGGTCGCCCTCCTCAAGAGGTTCCGAGTGTCTGATGAG GTTCTGGGCTCTGAGCAGGATCCAGGTGAGGTTCCTCCTGAGGTGGAGGAAGAGGATCTGGATCTGGACAGTGTGGACTTTGACAACGCCAGCAACAGTGGACCGGAAGTGGACGACGACGAGGACAGCGTACTCAGCACACCCAAACCCAAACTCAA GCCGTACTTCGAGGGTTTGTCTCTGTCCAGCTCGCAAACAGAAATCGGGAGCATCCACAGCGGCCATCGTGGACCAGCCAGTCCG GCGGAGCCCGATAAAAGCAGGCGTGGGGTCGGTGAGGACGAGTCTGACGGCGTTTCCTAC GAGCATCCCGAGGCTGTGACGCCCACCGCCGAGCTAGAGATGGACAACATGGACACCTTTCTGGACACGCTGCCCACCGGTGGCAAGATGGCCAAGGCAGAGTCGCTCATCCTTTCCTCCACCAG TCAGGAGCCTAAGATGGCAGGAAGGCGAGGTCGCAGCACGTCCTTGAAGGAGCGTCAGCCCAGCAGGCCTCAGAACGAGCGCGCCAACAGTTTGGACAACGAGCGCGCTCTGGACACTCGCAGCCACCTGCAA ATCCCAAGAAAGACGGTGTATGACCAGCTGAACCACATCCTGGTATCTGACAAGCAGCTTCCTGACAGCATCATCCTCATCAACACGTCCGACTGGCAGGGCCAG TACCTTTCAGACGCGCTCCAGAACCAGTGCCTGCCCGTGGTCTGCACCTGCAGCGCGGCCGACGTCCAAGCTGCTTTCAACACCATCGTGTCCCGCATCCAGCGCTT CTGTAACTGCAACTCCCAGACACCCGACCCCATCAAGATTGCGGTGGCGGGAGCGCAGCGGTACCTGAGCACTGTGCTCCGTCTCTTTGTGGACCACCTGACCCACAAGACCCCCGACTGGCTGGGATACATGAGGTTCCTCATCATCCCGCTCG GTGCACTTCCTGTGTCCAAGTACCTGGCCTCCGTGGACCACAAATACTACACTTTGTTCCACGACGCCGCGTGGAAGGACCTCTTTCACAAGACCCAAGCTCCTCTTGTCG cccAGGAGAGTCCAGACGTGGTGTCCAGGGTGAAGCAGTACCTGTTGGGGGCCAACGGAGCCCACCAGCTTCCCATCGCTGAGGCAATGCTGACCTACAAACACAAGAG CCTCCATGAGGACTCATGCCAGAAGTTCATCCCGTTCATTGGG GTGGTGAAAGTGGGAATTGTGGAGTCGTTGTCAGCAACATCAG GAGACTCGGACGACGCGGCGCCAGTGGGATCCTTGCTGCTCGCCACACCACCTCAGGTGTCACCCGCCCTCAAAGAGGCTCCGCCCACCCTGCCCTCCTCGCCGTCCATCAACACCGGCTTATGTGCATACAG CTCTGCAGGAGGTCAGACGGAGCTGATGGGTCTCCAGGTGGACTACTGGGCAGCGCCCAGTGAGAGGAAGAAGGACGTGGAGAAGCGTGACTCCTCCAGCAAAAACACGCTCAAGTGCAATTTCCGCTCGCTGCAGGTCAGCCGGCTGCCTGCGGGGGGCGCCGAGTCCAGCGGCCAGCCCACCATGTCCATGACAGTGGTGACCAAGGAGAAGAACAAAAAGG TCATGTTCCTgccaaaaaagagcaaagacaagGAGGTGGAGTCCAAGAGTCAGGTGATCGATGGCATCAGTCGCCTCATCTGCACTGCCAAGCACCAGCAGACCATGTTGAcag
- the pacs2 gene encoding phosphofurin acidic cluster sorting protein 2 isoform X1, with protein sequence MAERSGRLSFPGSGNVNRPVPMNLFATWEIDGSSPNCIPRLCSLTVRKLVVTRELDKELISVVIAVKIQGSKRVLRSHEIVLPPSGFVETDLALSFSLQYPHFLKREGNKLEVLLQRRKRYKHRTILGYKTLAAGSVDMAEVMQHPTEGGQVLPLYSDHKDLLGKVAEIWIFSLSSQPIDHEDAAPQGRMAKCPDNYSEEEYESFSSDQEASDDAVQAQDLEDNEYDVRKSKKQRRSIVRTPSITRQQNFKQKVVALLKRFRVSDEVLGSEQDPGEVPPEVEEEDLDLDSVDFDNASNSGPEVDDDEDSVLSTPKPKLKPYFEGLSLSSSQTEIGSIHSGHRGPASPAEPDKSRRGVGEDESDGVSYEHPEAVTPTAELEMDNMDTFLDTLPTGGKMAKAESLILSSTSQEPKMAGRRGRSTSLKERQPSRPQNERANSLDNERALDTRSHLQIPRKTVYDQLNHILVSDKQLPDSIILINTSDWQGQYLSDALQNQCLPVVCTCSAADVQAAFNTIVSRIQRFCNCNSQTPDPIKIAVAGAQRYLSTVLRLFVDHLTHKTPDWLGYMRFLIIPLGALPVSKYLASVDHKYYTLFHDAAWKDLFHKTQAPLVAQESPDVVSRVKQYLLGANGAHQLPIAEAMLTYKHKSLHEDSCQKFIPFIGVVKVGIVESLSATSGDSDDAAPVGSLLLATPPQVSPALKEAPPTLPSSPSINTGLCAYSSAGGQTELMGLQVDYWAAPSERKKDVEKRDSSSKNTLKCNFRSLQVSRLPAGGAESSGQPTMSMTVVTKEKNKKVMFLPKKSKDKEVESKSQVIDGISRLICTAKHQQTMLTVLIDGAEWNDVKFFQLAAQWSSHVKHFPMAIFGHTTGSF encoded by the exons ATGGCGGAGAGAAGTGGCCGGCTGAGCTTCCCCGGCAGCGGGAATGTCAACAGACCGGTACCGATGAACTTGTTCGCAACCTGGGAGATAGACGGATCCTCCCCAAACTGCATCCCGAG GTTGTGCAGTTTGACTGTGAGGAAGTTGGTGGTGACGAGAGAACTGGACAAGGAACTCATCTCCGTGGTCATCGCCGTCAAAATACAA GGCTCAAAGCGCGTTCTGAGATCCCACGAGATCGTGTTGCCACCCAGTGGGTTCGTGGAGACAGATCTGGCCCTCAGCTTTTCGCTGCAG TACCCACACTTCCTCAAGCGAGAAGGCAACAAGCTGGAGGTCCTCCTGCAGAGACGCAAGCGCTACAAGCACCGAACCATCCTGGGCTACAAGACGCTGGCGGCGGGCTCTGTCGACATGGCCGAG GTGATGCAGCACCCCACCGAAGGAGGACAGGTTCTTCCTCTCTACAGCGACCACAAGGACCTTCTGGGCAAGGTGGCAGAGATCTGGATCTTCTCGCTGTCCAGTCAGCCCATCGACCACGAGGACGCCGCCCCGCAAGGACGGATGGCCAAATGTCCCG ACAACTACTCAGAGGAAGAGTACGAGAGCTTCTCCTCGGACCAGGAGGCCAGCGATGATGCTGTGCAAGCGCAG gATCTGGAGGACAACGAGTACGACGTACGCAAGTCGAAGAAGCAGAGGAGGTCCATCGTCAGGACGCCATCCATCACCAGA CAGCAGAACTTCAAGCAGAAAGTGGTCGCCCTCCTCAAGAGGTTCCGAGTGTCTGATGAG GTTCTGGGCTCTGAGCAGGATCCAGGTGAGGTTCCTCCTGAGGTGGAGGAAGAGGATCTGGATCTGGACAGTGTGGACTTTGACAACGCCAGCAACAGTGGACCGGAAGTGGACGACGACGAGGACAGCGTACTCAGCACACCCAAACCCAAACTCAA GCCGTACTTCGAGGGTTTGTCTCTGTCCAGCTCGCAAACAGAAATCGGGAGCATCCACAGCGGCCATCGTGGACCAGCCAGTCCG GCGGAGCCCGATAAAAGCAGGCGTGGGGTCGGTGAGGACGAGTCTGACGGCGTTTCCTAC GAGCATCCCGAGGCTGTGACGCCCACCGCCGAGCTAGAGATGGACAACATGGACACCTTTCTGGACACGCTGCCCACCGGTGGCAAGATGGCCAAGGCAGAGTCGCTCATCCTTTCCTCCACCAG TCAGGAGCCTAAGATGGCAGGAAGGCGAGGTCGCAGCACGTCCTTGAAGGAGCGTCAGCCCAGCAGGCCTCAGAACGAGCGCGCCAACAGTTTGGACAACGAGCGCGCTCTGGACACTCGCAGCCACCTGCAA ATCCCAAGAAAGACGGTGTATGACCAGCTGAACCACATCCTGGTATCTGACAAGCAGCTTCCTGACAGCATCATCCTCATCAACACGTCCGACTGGCAGGGCCAG TACCTTTCAGACGCGCTCCAGAACCAGTGCCTGCCCGTGGTCTGCACCTGCAGCGCGGCCGACGTCCAAGCTGCTTTCAACACCATCGTGTCCCGCATCCAGCGCTT CTGTAACTGCAACTCCCAGACACCCGACCCCATCAAGATTGCGGTGGCGGGAGCGCAGCGGTACCTGAGCACTGTGCTCCGTCTCTTTGTGGACCACCTGACCCACAAGACCCCCGACTGGCTGGGATACATGAGGTTCCTCATCATCCCGCTCG GTGCACTTCCTGTGTCCAAGTACCTGGCCTCCGTGGACCACAAATACTACACTTTGTTCCACGACGCCGCGTGGAAGGACCTCTTTCACAAGACCCAAGCTCCTCTTGTCG cccAGGAGAGTCCAGACGTGGTGTCCAGGGTGAAGCAGTACCTGTTGGGGGCCAACGGAGCCCACCAGCTTCCCATCGCTGAGGCAATGCTGACCTACAAACACAAGAG CCTCCATGAGGACTCATGCCAGAAGTTCATCCCGTTCATTGGG GTGGTGAAAGTGGGAATTGTGGAGTCGTTGTCAGCAACATCAG GAGACTCGGACGACGCGGCGCCAGTGGGATCCTTGCTGCTCGCCACACCACCTCAGGTGTCACCCGCCCTCAAAGAGGCTCCGCCCACCCTGCCCTCCTCGCCGTCCATCAACACCGGCTTATGTGCATACAG CTCTGCAGGAGGTCAGACGGAGCTGATGGGTCTCCAGGTGGACTACTGGGCAGCGCCCAGTGAGAGGAAGAAGGACGTGGAGAAGCGTGACTCCTCCAGCAAAAACACGCTCAAGTGCAATTTCCGCTCGCTGCAGGTCAGCCGGCTGCCTGCGGGGGGCGCCGAGTCCAGCGGCCAGCCCACCATGTCCATGACAGTGGTGACCAAGGAGAAGAACAAAAAGG TCATGTTCCTgccaaaaaagagcaaagacaagGAGGTGGAGTCCAAGAGTCAGGTGATCGATGGCATCAGTCGCCTCATCTGCACTGCCAAGCACCAGCAGACCATGTTGAcag